One stretch of Podospora bellae-mahoneyi strain CBS 112042 chromosome 2, whole genome shotgun sequence DNA includes these proteins:
- a CDS encoding hypothetical protein (BUSCO:EOG092629ZN; EggNog:ENOG503NUHI; COG:S) has product METPAIPMPNDAREQEILQKLTAIRDQLLLLKMDRTKYIRSQDVMVHYQELVEQVKLLNEVRKGAHPGENRLDKVLESCFQLISLFFMTIGRTTDVPAAYALTSTVKRLLDHLTEAGLFSPKDLDSLSDTLGRLDGILKNANTQHSPYLVELLSKREELCKTMLAKLREKLDELDKPLQAIYERLISIMRSMSLANTKTKFATSEVQKLQAKLKEIEESRVDGKFVDEEGNEIRGSDLVSALLARCLRWSDIVLERKGQIPEAFRTKYEILTGVRNDLEKLSITQAWSLRETDLYDFQRELDKIDESRVDGNWVDDEGNPAELYVQRTLLYLIRRSYGYIYYLMNSSEPVSEALLPVYNQLQTLKRCLVEVKNSGGVSSVRELYPYSMKLNSIDNMRVDGKFMVGNDIPEGQGSVSELLAECFDLSYELRVAAEELEDGSADS; this is encoded by the exons ATGGAGACCCCAGCGATTCCCATGCCCAACGATGCGCGGGAGCAGGAGATTCTGCAGAAGCTCACGGCTATCCGGGATCAACTGCTGCTCCTAAAGATGGACCGAACAAAGTACATTCGGAGCCAAGATGTCATGGTGCATTACCAGGAACTGGTGGAACAAGTCAAGCTGCTGAACGAGGTCCGAAAAGGGGCACATCCAGGGGAGAACAGAC TCGACAAGGTGCTCGAGAGCTGTTTCCAACTCATCTCCCTTTTCTTTATGACGATTGGGCGAACAACCGACGTTCCCGCCGCCTATGCCCTGACCTCGACTGTGAAGCGACTCCTCGATCATCTCACAGAAGCCGGTCTCTTCTCGCCAAAAGATCTCGACAGCCTTTCGGATACACTGGGAAGGTTGGATGGGATCTTGAAGAACGCGAACACACAACATTCACCATACCTGGTCGAACTCCTTTCCAAACGCGAAGAGCTATGCAAGACGATGCTTGCAAAGTTGCGGGAAAagctggacgagctggaTAAACCTTTGCAGGCCATCTATGAGAGGTTAATATCTATCATGAGATCAATGTCGCttgccaacaccaagacaaAGTTCGCCACATCCGAAGTCCAGAAGCTGCAAGCAaagctcaaggagattgAAGAGTCCAGAGTGGATGGCAagtttgttgatgaagaagggaACGAAATCCGTGGCAGCGACCTAGTCTCAGCACTTCTGGCGAGGTGTTTGAGGTGGTCAGATATCGTGTTGGAGAG AAAGGGGCAAATACCTGAAGCTTTCAGAACAAAATACGAGATTCTCACCGGTGTGCGCAACGATCTTGAAAAGCTTTCCATCACGCAAGCGTGGTCCCTCCGAGAAACCGATTTGTACGATTTCCAACGAGAGCTCGACAAGATTGACGAGAGTAGGGTGGACGGGAACTGggtcgacgacgagggcAACCCTGCCGAACTGTACGTTCAACGAACGCTGCTTTACCTCATCAGACGCAGCTACGGCTACATTTATTACCTGATGAACTCGTCTGAACCAGTGTCAGAGGCGTTGTTACCGGTGTACAACCAGTTGCAGACGTTGAAGAGGTGTCTGGTGGAGGTCAAAAACTCGGGAGGCGTGAGCTCGGTTAGGGAGTTATATCCTTATAGCATGAAG CTTAATTCAATCGACAACATGCGCGTCGATGGCAAGTTCATGGTTGGCAACGACATTCCAGAGGGACAGGGAAGTGTCAGTGAGCTGCTGGCTGAGTGCTTTGACCTCAGCTACGAGCTCAGGGTGGCCGCGGAAGAACTGGAAGATGGCAGTGCTGATAGCTAG
- a CDS encoding hypothetical protein (EggNog:ENOG503P7TG; COG:S), which translates to MASPHLRSFAASTFNRLAFLSSKPPTSKPSFGSFSSIISPIRFQQQPIRTMSSTEAPKKVEWLVVIPDFPGAHEKRLEVRPQHFGGLKPAVDSGLYKMGGAVLNEPPQGSDPTKFSFAGSTIVISAASREEIKEVLRNDIYAKEGVWDVENAQMWPFLCAFRFPVPGQDEKFPDPNTKQ; encoded by the exons ATGGCATCACCTCACCTGCGCTCATTTGCAGCTTCAACCTTTAACAGActtgcttttctttcttccaagCCCCCAACCAGCAAACCTAGTTTTGGTTCCTTTTCCTCTATTATATCACCTATTAGATTTCAACAGCAACCCATCAGAACAATGTCCTCCACCGAAGCCCCCAAAAAGGTAGAATGgctcgtcgtcatccccGACTTCCCCGGTGCTCATGAGAAGCGTCTCGAGGTCCGGCC TCAACACTTCGGCGGCCTCAAACCAGCTGTCGATTCCGGCCTCTACAAAATGGGCGGTGCCGTCCTCAACGAGCCCCCCCAGGGTTCTGACCCGACCAAGTTCTCTTTCGCAGGCAGCACCATCGTCATCAGCGCCGCCTCCcgggaggagatcaaggaggtgTTGAGAAATGACATCTACGCCAAGGAGGGAGTCTGGGATGTGGAGAAT GCCCAAATGTGGCCCTTCCTCTGCGCCTTCCGGTTCCCAGTCCCTGGACAGGACGAAAAGTTCCCTGACCCTAATACCAAGCAGTAG
- the ALTA12 gene encoding 60S acidic ribosomal protein P1 (EggNog:ENOG503P5HS; COG:J), with product MSTAELATSYAALILADDGVEITADKIQTIIKAAGIEDVEPIWASLFAKALEGKDVKDLLSNVGSGGGAAPAAAGGAAAAAGGAAEAAPEEAKEEEKEESDDDMGFGLFD from the exons ATGTCTACCGCTGAGCTTGCGACGTCCTATGCGGCCTTGATCCTCGCCGATGACGGTGTTGAGATCACT GCCGACAAGATCCAGACCATTATCAAGGCCGCCGGCATTGAGGATGTCGAGCCTATCTGGGCTTCCCTTTTCGCCAAG GCTCTCGAGGGCAAGGATGTGAAGGACCTTCTTTCCAACGTCGGctccggtggtggtgccgcccctgccgctgctggtggcgctgctgctgccgctggcggtgctgctgaggccgctcccgaggaggccaaggaggagg agaaggaggagtccGACGATGACATGGGCTTCGGTCTCTTCGACTAA